A region from the Hydra vulgaris chromosome 10, alternate assembly HydraT2T_AEP genome encodes:
- the LOC105843391 gene encoding protein-cysteine N-palmitoyltransferase HHAT, with protein sequence MSNAIIKKRSDSYYKHPSFGLIESMISWWLWPCLALYPIYYSFQLSKKFEHHLVDGCLDTGWFSLRRDVTDYEWTDFRDNSTLIVIVNLLYSILGRLVALNFPKVKKFYYSVAGAFLVLIIMSFQGFLLLCIIIFIFYFVIEYFNRKTMWLFVLIFIVSFHKDTCRQYLFLLFCIKAAKSGVVYISVLMTILRIISYGTERNLETFSFTFTDFLSYMFYIPLFFRGPLLTFDLFVKDFNQPLLQSSIATLKEFCIGFLRCVTIGFIIDIYYHYSSVNALSSHHHVLQNLNEIETIAVGWSLIIMFYVKYKVFYGLAYVFTKIDQIESPSPPRCVCTLYTFVDMWRYFDQGLYRLLQRSIYFQIGGLHRTFSKTLFAAFCCFGFVSIWHGNNKQYWYWGFFNFFGICIEHFISKVIRSKRGNTFCTMIGLLNFRRVVGFSGSLSILSLIYSNLVFVASIESANIIYQKMLLNWYMPAILIFIFYFSTQVSIDLHYTS encoded by the coding sequence ATGTCTAATGCGATTATTAAAAAACGCTCGGATTCTTATTATAAGCATCCATCGTTTGGACTTATTGAATCAATGATTTCTTGGTGGTTGTGGCCATGCTTAGCGCTGTATCcaatatattattcatttcaGTTGTCTAAAAAGTTTGAGCATCATCTTGTTGATGGTTGCCTTGACACGGGTTGGTTTTCTTTAAGAAGAGATGTAACAGATTATGAGTGGACTGATTTTCGAGATAATTCGACATTGATTGTTATTGTCAATCTTTTATACTCTATTTTAGGAAGACTTGTTGCCCTTAATTTCCCTAAAGTCAAGAAGTTTTATTATTCAGTCGCTGGTGcatttttggttttaataattatgtcTTTTCAAGGGTTTTTGTTActatgtataataatttttatattctattttgTTATTGAATATTTCAATCGAAAAACAATGTGGCTGTTTGTATTGATATTTATAGTTAGTTTTCACAAAGATACTTGTCGGcagtacttatttttattattttgtattaaagctGCAAAAAGTGGTGTTGTTTATATTTCTGTTTTGATGACTATTTTACGCATTATTAGTTATGGAACAGAAAGAAATCTAGAGACTTTTTCATTTACATTCACTGATTTTCTAAGCTATATGTTCTATATACCATTATTTTTTCGAGGTCCTTTGCTAACATTTGACTTGTTTGTGAAAGATTTTAATCAACCATTATTGCAAAGCAGCATTGCTACCttaaaagaattttgtattGGATTTCTGCGATGTGTCACTATTGGGTTTATTATTGACATTTATTATCACTACTCATCAGTAAATGCTTTATCAAGCCATCACCAtgtgttacaaaatttaaatgaaatagaaaCAATTGCTGTAGGATGGTCGCTTATCattatgttttatgttaaatataaagttttctaTGGATTAGcatatgtttttacaaaaattgatcAAATTGAATCACCTTCTCCACCAAGGTGTGTTTGTACATTGTACACATTTGTTGATATGTGGCGCTATTTTGATCAAGGTCTGTATAGACTACTTCAGAGATcgatttattttcaaattggaGGATTACATcggacattttcaaaaacattatttgcaGCATTTTGTTGCTTTGGTTTTGTATCTATTTGGCATGGCAATAACAAACAATATTGGTATTGggggttttttaatttcttcggAATTTGCATTGAGcactttatttcaaaagtaatcAGAAGTAAAAGAGGAAATACTTTTTGCACCATGATTGGGTTATTAAATTTTCGAAGAGTTGTTGGTTTCAGTGGGTCTTTATCCATTTTGTCTTTGATATATTCAAACTTAGTTTTTGTTGCAAGCATTGAGTCTGCAAACATTATATaccaaaaaatgttgttaaattggtACATGcctgctattttaatttttatattttacttttctacTCAAGTTTCTATCGATCTGCATTACACCAGCTAA